In Vibrio atlanticus, the following proteins share a genomic window:
- a CDS encoding IS5 family transposase — protein sequence MPRTMLTDIRWELLLQVMKSTGRIYDKTEHRMTFEGILYRMRTGIPWRDLPSEFGEWSTVYRRFNLWSKKGILDKLFKSLSSMADFEWVFLDGSIVRAHQHSTGAATESSEQIGKSRGGNSTKIHLAVDSGGLPICFDLSEGQRHDIVHAESLVEQLDEVNTIVCDKGYDSEPFRTFVKERGGETVIAKRNYGQDIDKDSMDWCLYKYRHLVENAFGRIKHYRAISSRYDKLERNYASMLSLAFMLMWLPMYC from the coding sequence ATGCCAAGAACAATGCTAACTGATATTCGCTGGGAACTGCTACTCCAAGTTATGAAAAGTACAGGTCGTATTTACGATAAAACTGAACATCGAATGACATTTGAAGGAATACTTTATCGAATGAGAACAGGTATTCCTTGGCGAGATCTACCCTCTGAGTTCGGAGAGTGGAGTACCGTTTACAGACGATTTAATCTTTGGTCAAAGAAAGGGATTTTAGATAAACTTTTCAAAAGCTTATCTAGCATGGCTGATTTTGAATGGGTCTTTCTTGATGGCTCTATAGTTCGAGCGCATCAGCATAGTACAGGTGCAGCTACTGAAAGCTCAGAGCAAATAGGAAAAAGTCGCGGGGGCAACTCAACCAAAATTCACTTAGCCGTAGATAGTGGTGGTCTGCCGATTTGCTTTGATTTATCAGAAGGACAACGCCACGATATAGTGCATGCCGAAAGCTTAGTTGAACAACTCGATGAAGTTAATACTATCGTTTGTGATAAAGGATATGACAGCGAACCTTTCCGTACTTTTGTTAAGGAACGTGGCGGAGAAACGGTAATTGCTAAACGCAATTACGGACAAGATATAGACAAAGACAGTATGGATTGGTGTCTATACAAGTATCGTCACTTGGTCGAAAATGCCTTTGGGAGAATTAAGCATTATCGAGCTATTTCAAGTAGATATGACAAGCTAGAAAGGAATTATGCCAGCATGTTATCGCTGGCATTCATGTTAATGTGGCTACCGATGTATTGTTGA
- a CDS encoding MATE family efflux transporter, translating to MQDKYGLLTAPIESTLRTMTIPTIFGMVSILMFNLVDTFFISLLGTQALAAVSFTFPITFAINCITMGIGIGLSTCIGRLLGQGCAQNAARFTCHGLLLALLLVGCASTLGTLSLEPLFTLLGAKQELLPLISEYMSVWYLAIPLLVIPMAGNSAIRASGDTKTPAKIMMLAGLINGVLDPLLIFGYGPFPELGIQGAAIASGFSWFGALCGSLYGLTIRGKLLAPPKLKNLIDDWKQILTIGTPAALSNALNPLAGAIIMMMLAKQGTEAVAAYGAAQRIESMLIIVLMSLTSALTPFMAQNFGADNPQRSFKALFLSMRFAVMFQGLIFLMMVPLSIPLAALFSQEESVRGILWHYLLVVPFSYGFQGIVMMLISAMNAMHQPLKAFQWSFMRLFVFTLPFAWIGSQIDGVEGLFIGLALGNIMGGISGYLFALSIRVEADAGCK from the coding sequence ATGCAAGATAAGTACGGGCTATTAACCGCCCCAATTGAGAGTACATTGCGTACCATGACCATACCGACCATATTCGGTATGGTGTCGATCTTAATGTTTAACCTCGTCGATACTTTCTTTATCTCATTGCTCGGCACTCAAGCCTTAGCAGCAGTGAGCTTTACCTTCCCTATCACCTTTGCGATTAACTGCATCACCATGGGTATAGGCATTGGCTTATCGACGTGTATAGGGCGGTTACTTGGCCAAGGCTGCGCACAAAATGCGGCAAGGTTTACCTGTCACGGCTTATTGTTGGCTCTGCTTCTTGTAGGCTGCGCTTCTACGCTAGGTACTCTCTCCTTAGAACCACTGTTTACCCTATTAGGGGCAAAGCAAGAGCTACTGCCGCTGATATCGGAATACATGTCAGTGTGGTATTTAGCGATACCGCTGCTTGTGATTCCAATGGCAGGTAACAGTGCTATTCGTGCCAGTGGCGATACAAAGACGCCCGCTAAAATCATGATGCTAGCAGGGTTAATCAACGGCGTTCTCGACCCTCTGCTTATTTTTGGTTATGGCCCCTTCCCTGAATTAGGAATTCAAGGTGCTGCGATTGCCAGTGGTTTCAGTTGGTTTGGTGCGTTATGTGGCTCACTGTATGGATTAACCATACGAGGAAAGCTACTTGCTCCGCCTAAGCTAAAAAACCTCATCGATGACTGGAAACAGATCTTAACCATTGGCACACCCGCCGCCCTTTCCAATGCCCTCAACCCACTTGCTGGTGCCATCATTATGATGATGCTAGCCAAACAAGGAACAGAAGCTGTGGCAGCTTATGGTGCTGCCCAGCGTATTGAGTCAATGTTGATCATCGTGTTGATGTCTTTAACCTCTGCTCTCACGCCTTTTATGGCGCAAAACTTTGGCGCTGATAATCCTCAGCGTAGTTTCAAAGCTCTGTTTTTAAGCATGCGCTTTGCCGTAATGTTCCAAGGGTTAATTTTCTTAATGATGGTGCCATTGAGCATCCCTTTAGCTGCCCTATTTTCTCAAGAAGAATCCGTACGAGGCATCTTGTGGCACTACCTATTAGTTGTGCCGTTTAGCTATGGATTCCAAGGGATTGTAATGATGCTGATCAGCGCGATGAATGCCATGCATCAACCACTCAAAGCCTTTCAGTGGAGCTTCATGCGACTGTTTGTATTCACATTGCCATTCGCTTGGATCGGCAGCCAGATTGATGGCGTCGAAGGGTTGTTTATCGGCTTAGCATTGGGGAACATCATGGGTGGCATTTCAGGGTATTTGTTTGCGCTTAGTATAAGGGTTGAAGCAGATGCGGGATGCAAGTAA